Below is a window of Actinomycetota bacterium DNA.
CTGCCAAAACCGGTACTGGACCCGCCGCCAAGAAGTTTGCAAGTGGACAAAGCAATTGCTTATGCGCTACTACAGGTTGGCAAACCATACGTTCGTGGGGCAACCGGACCAAAAAGTTTTGACTGCTCAGGATTAGTGCAGCGAGCTTGGCAAGCAGCAGGTATTTCGTTGCCAAGAACAAGCGGGCAACAATTCAATTCCACAATTCACATCGACATATCAGATGCACTGCCTGGTGATCTAGTTTTCTATGGACAAAATGGAGTACAGCATGTGGCTATGTACATTGGATTTGGCTTAATCGTTGAAGCAGCCAATCCAGAGCGTGGAGTTGTGATTAGTCCTATCAGCACGCCATGGCACAACAACAATTTCGGGGGAATCGGTCGCGTGAGCGCGCCACAATCACCTATTACTCAACCGTGACACTCTTCGCTAGATTTCGGGGTTGATCAACATCAAAACCTTTAACAGTTGCCATCTCACAGGCAAAGATTTGAAGTGGAACAGTCGCAACTAGCGGTTGAAGCAGGGCTGGGCACTTAGGTAAACGAATGATGTGATTGGCAAACTCGTTAATGGATTCATCATCTTCTTCAGCAAGCACAATGGTTCGTGCGCCACGCGCCCGCACCTCCTGAATATTCGAAACAATCTTGTCGTGTAGCTCATCCTCTTTCGGGGGCACAACAACGAAGACGGGTAGTCCATCTTCAAGTAGGGCAATCGGACCATGTTTTAATTCGCCGGCAGCAAATCCTTCGGCATGCATGTAGGCAAGTTCCTTGAGTTTCAGTGCACCTTCAAGGGCGACAGGGAACCCGACGCTTCGCCCAATAAACAAGACGCTCTGGGCTTCAACAAATTCTCTGGCAAGCGCCCGAACACCTTCAGTAGTGTCAAGCACCAAATCAACTTTGGCTGACATTCGGCCCAACTCCAGGGCCAACTGAGCGTTTGATGGGCCGTAGTGGGTATCACGCACTTGCGCTAGATACATGGCAAATAGATAGCAGGCAACGATTTGGGTTAGGAATGCTTTGGTAGAAGCAACAGCGACCTCTGGACCAGCAATCGTGTAGATGACTGCATCGCTTTCACGTGGAATAGTTGAGCCATTGCTATTGCAGATTGCTAATACTTTTGCTCCTTGTTCCCGAGCATAGCGCATTGCCATCAGGGTATCCATGGTCTCACCAGATTGCGAGATTGCGATAACCAATGTCTTTGCGTTAAGAATTGGATCACGATATCTAAACTCGCTTGCTAGCTCTACCTCACAAGGAACTCGGGTCCAGTGCTCAATGGCATATTTGGCAATCAAGCCGGAATGGTAGGCAGTACCGCAGGCCGAGATGATAATTTTGTCGATGTCACGCAAGTATTCATCCGAAAGATTTAATCCATCAAGCTTCACGATGCCCTCAGAATCAATTCGCCCAATCAGAGTGTCATCCACCGCTTTTGGCTGTTCGGCTATTTCCTTGAGCATGAATAAGTCGTAGCCGTTCTTTTCGGCTGCCGAAGCATCCCAGGTGACTTCGTATTCATTCACTGCCACTGGGTTGCCAGCAAAATCAGTAATAACCACGTCTGTGGCTGAAAGTTCAACAATCTGATCTTGGCCAAGTTCAATTGCATTGCGCGTGTGAGCAATAAAAGCGGCCACATCGGAAGCCAAGAAATTTTCGTCAACGCCGCGCCCCACAACTAGTGGCGAATTTCGCCGCGCTGCCACAACTAAATCAGGAGTGTTGGCCTCAACTGCGACCAAGGTAAATGCACCTGTAAGTCGCTGGCATACTGCTCGCATTGCATTTGGCAGATTTTGTGAAGTTTGCATTTGATCGGCTAGCAGATGTGCCACGATTTCAGTATCTGTTTCGCTACGCAATTTGGTTCCACTGGCAAGTAACTCATCACGCAAGATTGCAAAGTTCTCAATAATGCCATTGTGAATTACAGCGATTTTGCCATCTTCACTGATGTGCGGGTGAGCATTAACATCATTCGGCGCTCCATGGGTAGCCCAACGAGTATGGCCGATTGCGGTGTGCGACTGGGGTACCGGAAACTGCTCAATCTCGGCCTCTAGGTTGGTGAGCTTGCCCGCTTTCTTGCGAGATTCGATGGCACCGCCCGA
It encodes the following:
- the glmS gene encoding glutamine--fructose-6-phosphate transaminase (isomerizing) — its product is MCGIVGYVGKQQASTVVIDGLRRLEYRGYDSAGVAIVSGGAIESRKKAGKLTNLEAEIEQFPVPQSHTAIGHTRWATHGAPNDVNAHPHISEDGKIAVIHNGIIENFAILRDELLASGTKLRSETDTEIVAHLLADQMQTSQNLPNAMRAVCQRLTGAFTLVAVEANTPDLVVAARRNSPLVVGRGVDENFLASDVAAFIAHTRNAIELGQDQIVELSATDVVITDFAGNPVAVNEYEVTWDASAAEKNGYDLFMLKEIAEQPKAVDDTLIGRIDSEGIVKLDGLNLSDEYLRDIDKIIISACGTAYHSGLIAKYAIEHWTRVPCEVELASEFRYRDPILNAKTLVIAISQSGETMDTLMAMRYAREQGAKVLAICNSNGSTIPRESDAVIYTIAGPEVAVASTKAFLTQIVACYLFAMYLAQVRDTHYGPSNAQLALELGRMSAKVDLVLDTTEGVRALAREFVEAQSVLFIGRSVGFPVALEGALKLKELAYMHAEGFAAGELKHGPIALLEDGLPVFVVVPPKEDELHDKIVSNIQEVRARGARTIVLAEEDDESINEFANHIIRLPKCPALLQPLVATVPLQIFACEMATVKGFDVDQPRNLAKSVTVE